The following proteins are co-located in the Halorubrum aethiopicum genome:
- a CDS encoding carbohydrate ABC transporter permease, with protein MSQRHEPNLSDRIRYRRKQLREVLPSSDRGVPYLFLSPFFVLFSVFLAFPIFYTLYLSFFRFEGVSNSTILWIETAIFDYRLVGISDLTFVGLDNYLRLLSDSLFHQAMYNTVFILLVQVPIMVGLALALALALNASFVRFRGVFRTIIALPVSANLVAYATVFLVLFQETGLINYALGLVGIGPIPWLQDAFWSRFTIVSAVTWRWTGYNMIILLAGLQNVPKHLYEAAEIDGATRFEKFRYVTLPQLRPVLLFVVVTSTIGTFKLFAEPVTISQGGAPLESTITIVQYIYQTAFIDFRLGYASALTYVLIAIVSTLSLIQIRLGGTSDA; from the coding sequence ATGAGTCAACGACACGAGCCAAACCTCTCGGATCGGATTCGATACCGACGCAAGCAACTGCGAGAGGTGCTTCCGTCTTCCGATCGGGGAGTCCCGTATCTCTTTCTGTCCCCGTTTTTTGTCCTGTTTAGTGTCTTCTTGGCGTTCCCAATTTTCTATACGCTCTATCTTTCATTTTTCCGCTTCGAAGGAGTGAGTAATTCGACAATCCTCTGGATCGAAACTGCAATATTCGATTACAGATTAGTCGGAATCTCCGATCTTACGTTTGTTGGGCTCGACAATTATCTACGGCTTCTATCTGATTCGCTTTTCCACCAGGCAATGTACAACACGGTCTTCATACTGCTGGTCCAAGTCCCGATCATGGTGGGGCTCGCGCTTGCGCTTGCACTTGCGCTGAACGCGAGTTTCGTTCGATTCCGTGGTGTATTCCGGACGATAATCGCACTTCCAGTCTCGGCTAATCTCGTGGCCTACGCGACAGTGTTTCTGGTGTTGTTCCAAGAGACAGGGTTGATCAATTACGCACTTGGACTAGTCGGAATCGGTCCGATCCCATGGTTACAAGACGCGTTCTGGTCTCGGTTCACCATCGTCAGTGCGGTTACTTGGCGCTGGACGGGATATAACATGATTATCCTCCTTGCGGGGCTTCAGAATGTCCCGAAGCACCTCTACGAAGCGGCTGAAATCGACGGCGCCACCCGGTTCGAGAAGTTTAGATATGTAACGCTCCCGCAGCTCCGACCGGTACTTCTCTTCGTAGTGGTCACGTCGACTATCGGGACGTTCAAGCTCTTCGCGGAGCCCGTGACTATCTCGCAAGGCGGTGCGCCCCTCGAATCGACAATCACGATCGTACAGTACATCTACCAGACGGCATTTATTGACTTCCGTCTCGGTTACGCCAGCGCTCTCACGTACGTTCTCATTGCAATCGTGAGTACACTGTCTCTTATTCAGATCAGATTGGGGGGGACGAGCGATGCATGA
- a CDS encoding carbohydrate ABC transporter permease, producing the protein MHETTRRSGVWKFVTYAFILLMAVVTIVPLYWVLVASTLPEEVFLSSTSLPLFPGDAFFENFRALQARESVNFIRSIGNSVLIASVYTLLSVLLCSMAGFAFAKYEFRFKEPIFYTILATLVLPIQLLVIPLFLLMSQLGLMNSYWAIILPWAANPVGIFLMRQNMKSVPDTLLESARMDGATEFQVFYKVVLPTLKSALAALATILFLFQWNLFLFPLVVLESDKYTIPVAINQLVGAQRVYYDQIMVAAGLSIIPIFLLFLFLQQYFVKGIIGGSIKE; encoded by the coding sequence ATGCATGAGACAACGCGTCGGAGCGGCGTCTGGAAATTCGTCACATACGCCTTCATCCTGCTCATGGCTGTCGTGACGATCGTTCCACTCTACTGGGTGCTCGTCGCGTCGACGCTGCCAGAGGAGGTCTTTTTGTCTTCTACGTCGCTGCCGCTGTTTCCAGGAGATGCTTTCTTTGAAAACTTCCGGGCACTACAGGCACGTGAGAGCGTCAACTTCATCAGAAGTATCGGAAACAGCGTGCTCATCGCATCTGTCTATACACTCTTATCGGTGCTGCTCTGCTCTATGGCTGGCTTTGCTTTTGCCAAGTATGAATTCCGCTTTAAGGAACCGATATTCTATACGATTCTTGCGACTCTCGTATTGCCCATTCAGCTGCTTGTCATCCCACTGTTTCTGCTGATGTCGCAGCTCGGATTGATGAATTCGTATTGGGCGATCATACTCCCGTGGGCGGCGAATCCCGTCGGAATATTCCTAATGCGTCAGAACATGAAGTCGGTCCCAGACACCTTGCTCGAATCCGCTCGCATGGATGGTGCCACCGAGTTTCAGGTGTTCTATAAAGTTGTACTACCGACGCTAAAATCTGCTCTAGCCGCGCTCGCGACGATCCTGTTCCTGTTCCAGTGGAATCTGTTTCTGTTCCCTCTCGTCGTCCTTGAATCAGATAAGTACACCATTCCAGTCGCGATAAACCAACTCGTCGGTGCACAGCGCGTTTACTACGACCAGATCATGGTTGCCGCCGGACTTTCGATTATCCCGATTTTCCTGCTGTTTTTATTCCTTCAGCAGTACTTCGTCAAGGGGATCATCGGCGGCTCCATCAAAGAGTAA
- a CDS encoding extracellular solute-binding protein: MADKINAWGWDVAAKSLEITATDYEDKTGAAVSVSQMGQGNMNDKFKSSLLSGSGAPACAMMEDPSAPAWVNTDGLHDVSGWIEEAGLKDKFVSGKWTPLQDEDGIYGLPWDIGPVGLFYRRDLFQQNGIDPTTIETWDQFIEEGQKLPEGTGLLNIPSNDYDGLWRMQFRQLGGQPFTEDGHVNIHSEKSVRVAQMLKRLYNSGATVDKPPWTKSWFTALGDGAIASLMSGAWMLGTLKAEVSNTKGKWGVIKPPAFASGGPRATNSGGSNMTIAKQVSNAKARRAWDFMKFSLATEEMQTKIYNEYGIFPAYKPAYNSDVFSTEIPFLGGQKAGELFTEVAENIPGYRYTTATSEVTRAINTHLGRMFDDKVTPAKAVMNAAEQVAKRTDRELA; encoded by the coding sequence ATGGCCGATAAGATCAACGCATGGGGCTGGGACGTGGCCGCCAAGTCTCTGGAGATCACCGCAACTGACTACGAAGACAAAACTGGCGCGGCAGTGTCCGTTTCTCAGATGGGACAGGGCAATATGAACGATAAGTTCAAATCATCTCTCCTGTCCGGGTCTGGTGCGCCCGCGTGTGCGATGATGGAAGATCCGAGTGCACCCGCTTGGGTGAACACGGATGGACTTCACGACGTCTCAGGTTGGATTGAAGAGGCAGGGTTGAAAGACAAGTTTGTCAGCGGTAAGTGGACACCACTCCAAGACGAAGACGGAATTTACGGGCTTCCCTGGGACATCGGACCAGTTGGCCTCTTTTATCGCCGTGATCTATTCCAACAAAACGGGATCGATCCGACCACGATAGAAACGTGGGACCAATTCATTGAAGAAGGACAGAAACTCCCTGAGGGAACAGGGTTGTTGAACATCCCGTCAAACGATTATGACGGACTCTGGCGGATGCAATTCCGCCAACTCGGCGGACAGCCCTTTACTGAGGATGGACACGTGAACATTCACTCCGAAAAGAGTGTGCGGGTCGCACAAATGCTCAAACGACTGTATAACTCGGGAGCTACCGTAGACAAACCACCGTGGACGAAAAGCTGGTTCACCGCACTCGGTGACGGCGCTATCGCCTCGCTGATGAGTGGTGCCTGGATGCTCGGGACGCTGAAAGCCGAAGTCAGCAATACGAAGGGGAAATGGGGTGTGATCAAACCACCTGCCTTCGCATCCGGTGGTCCCCGAGCCACCAACTCGGGTGGATCGAATATGACCATCGCAAAACAGGTATCGAATGCGAAGGCCCGCCGTGCTTGGGACTTTATGAAATTCTCTTTGGCAACAGAAGAAATGCAGACGAAGATCTATAACGAGTACGGCATTTTCCCAGCTTACAAGCCAGCTTACAATAGCGATGTCTTCTCGACGGAAATTCCCTTCCTAGGCGGCCAAAAGGCGGGGGAGCTGTTTACTGAAGTTGCCGAGAACATTCCGGGGTACCGCTATACGACCGCGACATCCGAAGTGACGAGAGCCATCAACACTCACTTGGGTCGGATGTTCGACGACAAGGTCACTCCCGCCAAGGCGGTCATGAATGCGGCCGAACAGGTCGCAAAGCGGACTGACCGAGAGCTTGCCTAA
- a CDS encoding IclR family transcriptional regulator, with translation MVKNGESRRVKSVDTACELIRAMQERGETTISELSDAIDLSEGSVHTHLATLKSHGLVVKDETTYELGPQFIPLGERVKHNSKLYQAAKKEIDRITEKTGECVHLLLENNGQGIILYESFGEKAVGTKFHSRSREKPAKFLHCRASGKAILAYLPDSRVHDIIDRYELKEMTKETITDYEELLDELATTRSQGYALNDEEELRGVRAVGVPILDDKGTPLGAISLSAPRSRLEGDIFTDEIPEILIDTANVIEINYQTNDLDIS, from the coding sequence ATGGTCAAAAACGGTGAATCACGGCGGGTTAAGTCGGTCGATACAGCCTGCGAACTGATCCGTGCGATGCAAGAGCGCGGGGAGACGACCATCTCGGAGTTGAGCGATGCGATCGATCTCTCAGAAGGGTCGGTACACACTCATTTGGCGACGCTGAAATCACACGGACTCGTGGTCAAAGACGAGACAACCTACGAACTAGGGCCTCAATTCATCCCGCTGGGAGAGCGGGTAAAACACAACTCGAAGCTCTATCAGGCAGCGAAAAAAGAGATTGATCGTATCACTGAAAAAACTGGTGAATGTGTACATCTGTTGCTTGAGAACAACGGCCAGGGAATCATTCTCTATGAATCGTTCGGCGAGAAGGCGGTTGGGACGAAATTTCACTCTCGATCCCGAGAGAAACCTGCGAAGTTTCTTCACTGCCGTGCCTCGGGTAAGGCGATCCTCGCGTATCTCCCAGACAGTCGTGTCCACGACATCATCGACAGATACGAGCTCAAGGAAATGACAAAGGAGACGATCACGGACTACGAGGAACTCCTAGATGAGCTGGCCACTACTCGTTCCCAGGGGTATGCGTTGAACGATGAGGAGGAACTCCGTGGCGTTCGAGCCGTGGGGGTGCCCATACTGGATGACAAGGGGACTCCGCTCGGCGCAATCAGCCTCTCGGCACCTCGAAGCCGGTTAGAGGGAGATATCTTCACCGACGAGATACCAGAGATTTTGATCGACACGGCAAACGTCATCGAAATAAATTATCAGACGAACGATCTAGACATCAGTTGA
- a CDS encoding aldehyde dehydrogenase family protein, which produces MASEPSTQLYVDGSWCSSSGNSEIISRNPAKPDERIATFPAATVADTETAISASAATEDEWAAVSAHERGSYLRDAARVIEGERESLSQLIADETGKTIGGSRGEIQRTIDLLEYYAQIARDYGGTAPPSATEGTVLFTKREPWGTAGIITPWNFPIAIPTWKIAPALVSGNTVVFKPASLSPTIASRLVDVFDQIGLPDGVINFVPGSGSTVGDTIATSQDVDVISFTGSTAVGEAVERAASDTGARVQCEMGGKNAIIVDESCDLDLALDLTMSGAYGLAGQACTAASRAIVLDGVYDEYVDALKRRVENLVVGDPSDESTDMGPKASANGLQEDLDYIEAGESAGATLLTGGAELEREGHFIEPTVFVDVEPGMEIAQEEIFGPVLSVLSVSDFDEAVRVANDVQYGLTAAVCTDRLHHAMSFIDDIETGVVKINQKPGGVEYQMPFGGRKRSSTETFKEQGREALEFFTHEKAIYLTDGHL; this is translated from the coding sequence ATGGCAAGCGAGCCGAGCACACAACTCTACGTTGATGGTAGCTGGTGTAGTTCGAGCGGCAACTCCGAGATCATCAGCCGAAATCCGGCGAAACCCGACGAAAGGATTGCCACGTTTCCGGCAGCCACGGTTGCTGATACCGAGACTGCGATATCGGCGTCAGCTGCTACAGAAGACGAGTGGGCGGCAGTATCAGCTCACGAACGAGGGTCGTACCTTCGGGATGCGGCTCGTGTCATTGAGGGTGAAAGAGAATCTCTCAGTCAATTGATCGCTGATGAAACGGGCAAAACGATCGGCGGGAGTCGGGGAGAGATCCAGCGGACGATCGATCTCTTAGAGTACTACGCACAGATCGCACGCGACTACGGCGGTACTGCCCCTCCAAGTGCGACCGAGGGGACGGTCCTGTTTACGAAGCGTGAGCCGTGGGGGACGGCAGGAATCATCACACCATGGAACTTCCCGATCGCGATCCCAACTTGGAAGATCGCACCGGCTCTTGTGAGCGGGAACACGGTCGTGTTTAAGCCCGCCTCACTCTCACCGACGATCGCATCCCGTCTTGTTGATGTGTTCGACCAGATAGGGCTTCCAGACGGGGTCATAAATTTCGTTCCAGGATCTGGAAGTACGGTCGGTGACACAATAGCAACAAGCCAGGATGTGGATGTAATATCATTCACCGGTAGTACTGCGGTGGGTGAGGCTGTCGAGAGAGCCGCAAGCGATACTGGAGCCAGAGTACAATGTGAGATGGGTGGAAAAAACGCCATCATTGTCGACGAAAGCTGTGACCTTGATTTGGCTCTTGATCTTACGATGAGTGGTGCCTATGGCTTGGCAGGACAGGCTTGTACGGCCGCGAGTCGGGCGATCGTCTTGGATGGGGTCTACGATGAGTACGTGGACGCCCTCAAACGGCGCGTAGAGAATCTTGTCGTGGGCGATCCGAGTGATGAATCGACGGACATGGGCCCGAAGGCATCTGCGAACGGACTACAGGAGGATCTCGACTATATTGAAGCGGGTGAAAGCGCAGGTGCGACACTCCTGACTGGGGGGGCGGAACTCGAACGCGAGGGGCACTTCATCGAACCGACGGTTTTCGTCGACGTCGAGCCGGGGATGGAGATTGCACAGGAGGAGATCTTCGGACCGGTTCTGTCGGTTCTTTCGGTTTCTGACTTTGACGAGGCGGTTCGAGTCGCGAACGACGTTCAGTACGGACTAACGGCTGCTGTCTGTACTGATCGGCTTCACCATGCGATGTCTTTCATCGACGATATTGAGACCGGCGTTGTAAAGATCAATCAAAAACCCGGAGGTGTTGAATACCAGATGCCATTCGGCGGACGGAAGCGTTCAAGCACCGAGACGTTCAAAGAACAGGGTCGAGAAGCTCTAGAGTTTTTCACCCACGAGAAGGCAATCTATCTCACCGACGGGCATCTCTGA
- a CDS encoding aspartate aminotransferase family protein, with protein MSSPSAQFMPAVSRFIGEETPCLVEGDGAILKDDEGNEYIDFFAQHAAMSHGYSHPRVVEAVTEQVEKLNFSAYDFPTKPSQRLTNRFSDVAPGDLERSYFVNSGSEAVEVALTLARRATGNHEFVALGEAFHGRTYGARSLVGWSGYRDGFGPFLPSVTHIPSYNCDSFPGDTEPETGAEYAELLEYALEYETGDVAAFIAEPMFGTAGNIPAPEGYFQRIREICDEHDILFIADEVITGFGRTGKPFGIQHYDVTPDIMTTAKAIGGGMPIGATIATPEVADAFESMDYFSTFGGNPVSTTAAVASIDVMKEDRLPERAAELGERFMDRLRRLQSEYSFVGEIRGKGLMIGVELVDENGDPLEKEHSLALRRDAIDRGLILPAGQGWEGNVIRINPPLVISEDELDRGITIMEECFEELTTHLD; from the coding sequence ATGAGCTCACCATCAGCTCAGTTTATGCCAGCGGTATCGCGGTTCATAGGAGAGGAAACACCATGTCTCGTCGAAGGGGATGGTGCGATACTCAAAGACGATGAGGGTAACGAGTACATCGACTTTTTCGCACAACACGCTGCTATGTCCCACGGCTACTCACACCCCAGAGTGGTGGAGGCCGTAACAGAACAAGTGGAGAAACTGAACTTTAGCGCATACGATTTCCCGACGAAGCCAAGTCAGCGTCTCACAAACCGATTTTCTGACGTTGCTCCCGGCGACTTGGAACGGTCGTACTTCGTAAACTCCGGATCTGAGGCTGTCGAGGTTGCGCTTACGCTCGCTCGTCGAGCGACAGGTAACCACGAGTTCGTTGCCCTAGGTGAGGCATTCCATGGCCGAACTTACGGCGCTCGCTCGCTCGTCGGATGGTCCGGGTATCGAGACGGCTTTGGGCCGTTTTTGCCGTCCGTGACACACATCCCATCGTACAACTGCGATTCGTTCCCCGGAGACACTGAGCCAGAAACCGGAGCCGAGTACGCTGAACTCCTTGAGTACGCGCTTGAATACGAAACGGGTGACGTCGCCGCGTTTATTGCCGAACCGATGTTTGGAACAGCAGGGAATATTCCCGCTCCAGAGGGGTACTTCCAGCGAATACGTGAAATTTGTGATGAACACGACATCCTGTTCATCGCAGATGAAGTTATCACGGGCTTTGGCCGCACAGGAAAGCCGTTTGGCATCCAACACTACGACGTCACGCCAGACATCATGACGACAGCGAAGGCGATCGGCGGCGGAATGCCGATTGGGGCAACGATCGCGACGCCCGAGGTAGCTGATGCCTTCGAAAGCATGGATTACTTCTCGACATTCGGCGGAAACCCTGTGTCAACGACGGCGGCGGTCGCGAGTATTGATGTCATGAAGGAAGATCGACTTCCGGAGCGGGCTGCCGAACTGGGCGAACGCTTCATGGATCGTCTCCGGAGGCTACAAAGCGAGTACTCCTTCGTTGGCGAGATTAGAGGCAAGGGGCTGATGATCGGTGTCGAACTGGTTGATGAGAACGGAGACCCCCTTGAAAAAGAGCACAGTCTCGCACTACGGCGTGATGCCATCGATCGAGGGCTCATTCTGCCTGCGGGACAGGGTTGGGAAGGTAACGTCATCCGCATCAATCCGCCACTCGTCATTTCGGAAGACGAACTTGATCGGGGTATCACCATCATGGAGGAGTGTTTTGAGGAACTCACCACCCACCTCGATTGA
- a CDS encoding M20 family metallopeptidase — protein MGVNSLTDTYDDELKRFVERLLQFESTSGREKQAQEWFEEQLEELGFETYRWEADPEQLASISSFPSADEIDTADRPSVAGVLEFGDPEAGPTLVLNGHVDVVPADDASWKTDPFDPYWDGEKLHARGAADMKTNLALLVFVAKHLHDSYADEINGRVVVESVTGEEEGGIGAPAAALSNPYPFDRDAAIITEPTDQRVVTATAGVLMKELTISGRSAHAATRWRGESVLPHFNRIQRAFRELEHERHERITHPLYDYPVNWPMNIGIVDAGDWVSNVPARLTAQVRIGFAPSETLEAAEAEYEERLQSIVEDSKWLSEHPPTFERRAIHFEPSELEVDCPIVRRLQSAMLDHGIEETQPIGKTYSADSRFYIEQGIPTVIFGPGTIDQAHFPNEFIRWSEVQQAGDVLVDTCKSYLQKPGSTLQRSE, from the coding sequence ATGGGTGTGAACTCGCTTACGGATACATACGATGATGAGCTAAAGCGCTTCGTCGAGAGGCTTCTCCAATTCGAATCGACTAGTGGTCGCGAAAAGCAAGCACAAGAATGGTTCGAAGAGCAACTCGAAGAACTCGGGTTTGAGACATACCGATGGGAAGCCGATCCGGAACAGCTCGCTTCGATCTCGTCGTTCCCGTCAGCCGATGAGATAGACACCGCAGATCGACCCAGCGTAGCGGGGGTACTCGAATTCGGTGATCCAGAAGCAGGTCCCACACTGGTTCTCAACGGACATGTCGACGTAGTGCCTGCCGACGACGCTTCTTGGAAGACCGATCCGTTCGACCCGTATTGGGACGGTGAGAAACTCCACGCGCGGGGTGCGGCGGATATGAAAACAAACCTCGCGTTACTCGTCTTCGTCGCAAAACACCTCCACGACTCATACGCAGACGAGATTAACGGGCGAGTGGTCGTTGAAAGCGTTACTGGAGAAGAAGAAGGCGGGATCGGAGCACCCGCGGCGGCACTGTCTAACCCCTATCCGTTCGATAGGGACGCCGCGATCATCACGGAGCCCACTGACCAGAGAGTCGTCACGGCGACAGCGGGGGTATTGATGAAGGAGCTGACCATTTCGGGGCGCTCGGCGCACGCCGCGACCCGGTGGCGCGGCGAGTCCGTGCTCCCCCACTTCAACCGCATTCAACGCGCATTCAGAGAGCTCGAACATGAGCGACACGAGCGGATTACTCACCCGCTTTACGACTACCCGGTAAATTGGCCGATGAACATCGGAATTGTCGACGCAGGCGACTGGGTCTCGAACGTCCCGGCGCGTCTGACGGCGCAAGTGCGGATCGGATTCGCTCCCTCGGAGACCCTCGAAGCCGCGGAGGCGGAATACGAAGAGCGTCTTCAGAGTATTGTCGAGGACAGCAAGTGGCTTTCCGAGCATCCTCCAACGTTCGAACGACGAGCCATCCACTTCGAGCCCTCTGAACTCGAAGTTGACTGTCCGATCGTCCGCCGACTCCAGTCGGCCATGCTTGACCACGGTATCGAAGAGACGCAACCGATCGGAAAGACCTACAGCGCCGACTCTCGGTTCTACATTGAACAAGGAATTCCGACAGTTATCTTCGGGCCAGGGACGATCGATCAAGCGCATTTCCCCAACGAGTTCATCCGCTGGTCAGAGGTCCAGCAGGCAGGTGATGTGCTTGTTGACACGTGTAAATCGTATCTTCAGAAACCTGGATCAACTCTTCAACGCTCAGAGTGA
- a CDS encoding Gfo/Idh/MocA family protein yields MPVKTAFVGAGGIASVHLSNTEASSLGDIVAVCDIDPAVAESTAETHDVDAFTDVEALFNEAEFDAVIASIPPFAHGEVEKLAVEHETHLFVEKPLGLDRETAETIDAAITESDIITQVGHMNRYADIVERAVELIDDRQIALINGHWYDGVADAEWWRKKARSGGQVVEQSTHVFDLVRYLAGDVEDIHAYGERQVVGDQVDFEDSVVATMYHETGTVSHVATSCASPRYRTAVDVIGDGFDLQLDFNENCLTGIVDGEDVAYEGGDEKYRDELEAFLDAVSNGDRSLVRSPYSDAKKTFETTLDVYESIDTSAPIDTKR; encoded by the coding sequence ATGCCAGTCAAGACAGCCTTTGTCGGAGCAGGCGGTATAGCGTCGGTACACCTTTCAAATACCGAAGCGTCCAGTCTCGGTGACATCGTAGCGGTCTGTGACATCGATCCGGCCGTAGCCGAAAGCACCGCAGAGACTCACGACGTGGACGCATTTACCGACGTGGAAGCGCTCTTTAACGAGGCAGAATTCGACGCAGTGATCGCTTCAATCCCCCCCTTCGCTCACGGAGAGGTCGAAAAGCTGGCTGTAGAGCATGAAACCCACTTGTTCGTCGAAAAACCACTTGGCCTCGACCGGGAAACCGCGGAGACAATCGATGCTGCGATCACCGAATCTGACATCATCACTCAGGTAGGGCACATGAACCGGTACGCCGACATCGTTGAGAGAGCGGTCGAGTTGATCGACGATCGACAAATCGCCCTCATCAACGGACATTGGTACGACGGAGTGGCAGACGCAGAATGGTGGCGAAAGAAAGCGCGATCCGGCGGGCAGGTGGTCGAACAATCGACACACGTTTTTGACCTCGTACGGTATCTCGCGGGCGATGTAGAAGATATTCACGCATACGGTGAAAGGCAAGTTGTTGGAGATCAGGTCGACTTCGAGGACTCTGTCGTCGCAACGATGTACCACGAGACGGGTACGGTGAGTCATGTCGCGACGAGCTGTGCGTCGCCTAGGTACCGTACTGCGGTTGACGTGATCGGCGACGGCTTCGACCTACAGCTGGATTTCAACGAGAACTGTTTGACGGGCATCGTTGATGGTGAGGATGTGGCATATGAGGGGGGCGATGAGAAGTACCGAGATGAACTGGAAGCGTTTCTGGACGCCGTCTCGAATGGTGACCGCTCGTTAGTTCGGTCGCCCTATTCGGACGCAAAAAAGACATTCGAAACGACGCTTGATGTCTACGAATCGATTGACACCTCGGCACCCATCGACACCAAGCGCTGA
- a CDS encoding hydroxypyruvate isomerase family protein yields MTNSPALSVCLDTLFTNDTFVNRVDRCAELGVDGVEFWEPADRSLPAIRDRTVANNLAFVGMVGCTTSLTNPNVQDQAISELRSNLETAATVDCENLIVTSGPECESHGWQTQYDNIVDTLQTVAPDAEEAGVSLILEPLNTTVDHPGAFLSRSETGFDIIDEIESPNVRLLYDVYHQQITEGNIIDTMRQNLNRIGHVHIADVPGRNEPGTGELNYQRIIESLVDAGYDSYVGCEFRATGSDISAVNSALEMLDN; encoded by the coding sequence ATGACAAATTCACCTGCGTTATCGGTGTGTTTAGACACGCTCTTTACCAACGATACGTTCGTTAACCGGGTCGATCGTTGTGCTGAACTCGGCGTTGATGGTGTCGAATTCTGGGAACCCGCAGACCGGTCCCTTCCAGCAATCCGGGACCGAACCGTGGCAAACAACCTCGCATTCGTGGGAATGGTCGGCTGTACGACCAGCCTCACCAACCCTAATGTCCAGGATCAAGCAATATCCGAGCTTCGATCTAATCTGGAGACAGCAGCTACCGTTGATTGTGAGAATCTTATCGTGACATCCGGGCCGGAATGTGAGTCTCACGGATGGCAAACCCAATATGACAATATCGTCGACACTCTCCAGACGGTCGCACCTGACGCCGAAGAGGCTGGTGTTTCGTTGATTCTTGAGCCGCTAAACACTACGGTGGACCATCCTGGAGCGTTTCTCAGCCGATCGGAGACAGGATTCGACATCATCGACGAGATAGAAAGTCCCAACGTTCGACTACTCTACGATGTCTATCACCAACAGATCACGGAAGGCAACATCATCGACACAATGCGGCAAAATCTAAATCGGATCGGACACGTCCATATCGCAGATGTCCCTGGACGAAACGAACCCGGAACAGGTGAATTGAACTACCAACGTATTATTGAGAGTCTAGTAGACGCTGGATATGATAGCTACGTCGGCTGTGAGTTTCGTGCTACTGGATCAGATATCTCTGCGGTTAATTCCGCCCTCGAAATGCTTGATAATTAA